One Megachile rotundata isolate GNS110a chromosome 5, iyMegRotu1, whole genome shotgun sequence genomic region harbors:
- the Nop56 gene encoding nop56 ribonucleoprotein codes for MSKLYVLFEHAAGYALFFVKEFEEVGMLLPQVEASVTDLSRFNSVVKLIGFAPFKTALAALESINNISEGVVPEDLQLFLDSCIPKSGKSDKVVLGVADPKLGASITEALGIKCDHTGVVPEIIRGVRFHFHNLVKGFTSKSSGIAQLGLGHSYSRAKVKFNVNRVDNMIIQSIALLDQLDKDINTFSMRIREWYSYHFPELVKIVPENYMYAKVAQLIKNRKELTNEKLEALEEVVMDSAKAQAIIDASKSSMGMDISPVDLLNIEMFAARVIALADYRKQLAEYLRSKMAGVAPNLATLIGDQVGARLIAHAGSLTNLAKYPASTVQILGAEKALFRALKTKGNTPKYGLLFHSTFIGRAGTKNKGRISRYLANKCSIASRIDCFTDIPTNIFGEKLRQQVEDRLKFYETGEIPKKNIDVMKEALEEAANVIASMEQEVPKKKKKKDKKRKHEDEVLEHGKENGFVENGVTEQSEEPVKKKKKKKKSKNLDTTE; via the exons ATG tcTAAACTTTATGTCCTGTTTGAACATGCAGCTGGCTATGCCCTGTTCTTTGTTAAAGAGTTTGAAGAGGTAGGAATGCTACTGCCTCAAGTTGAAGCATCAGTCACAGATCTGTCACGTTTTAATTCAGTTGTAAAATTAATTGGATTTGCACCTTTTAAAACTGCTCTGGCAGCTTTGGAAAGTATAAACAATATTTCTGAAGGGGTTGTTCCAGAAGATTTGCAGCTATTTTTAGATTCATGTATACCAAAGTCTGGAAAAAGTGACAAAGTAGTACTTGGTGTCGCAGATCCAAAACTTGGAGCTAGTATTACTGAAGCATTAGGCATAAAATGTGATCATACTGGTGTTGTCCCAGAAATCATCAGAGGAGTAAGATTTCATTTTCACAATTTAGTGAAAGGATTCACTTCTAAAAGTTCTGGAATTGCACAACTTGGACTTGGCCATAGTTATTCTAGGGCTAAAGTGAAATTCAATGTCAATCGTGTTGATAATATGATCATACAAAGTATAGCTTTGTTGGATCAGTTAGATAAAGATATCAATACATTCAGTATGCGCATAAG GGAATGGTACAGTTATCACTTTCCAGAACTTGTGAAAATAGTTCCTGAAAATTATATGTATGCCAAGGTTGCACAATTGATAAAAAACAGAAAAGAGCttacaaatgaaaaattggAAGCTCTGGAAGAAGTTGTTATGGATAGTGCGAAAGCTCAAGCAATTATAGATGCATCAAAATCATCTATGGGAATGGATATTAGTCCTGTTGATCTTCTTAACATTGAAATGTTTGCAGCACGTGTTATCGCTTTGGCTGATTACAGAAAACAATTAGCAGAGTATTTAAGATCTAAAATGGCGGGAGTAGCACCAAATTTAGCTACGTTAATAGGTGATCAAGTAGGAGCTAGATTAATAGCACATGCTGGATCTCTTACAAATTTAGCTAAATATCCCGCCTCTACTGTACAAATATTAGGGGCAGAAAAGGCTTTATTTAGAGCATTAAAAACAAAAGGAAACACTCCAAAATATGGATTACTGTTCCATTCAACTTTCATTGGCCGTGCGGGTACAAAAAATAAAGGTAGAATTTCGAGGTACCTTGCGAATAAATGTTCAATAGCTTCGAGAATCGATTGTTTTACCGATATACCAACTAACATATTTGGTGAAAAATTACGGCAACAAGTAGAAGACAGATTGAAATTCTATGAAACTGGTGAAATACCGAAAAAGAATATAGATGTAATGAAAGAAGCATTGGAAGAAGCTGCGAATGTAATAGCAAGTATGGAACAAGAAGTacctaaaaagaagaaaaagaaagataaaaaaagaaaacatgaAGATGAAGTGTTAGAACATGGGAAGGAAAATGGATTTGTGGAAAACGGAGTTACAGAACAATCTGAAGAACCcgtcaaaaaaaagaaaaaaaagaagaagtcgAAAAATTTAGACACAACCGAATGA